ACAAAGGTAATTTACATGCATGCATAATCGGTAGGTACGGTATACATCCCCACAAAAAGAAGGGCGGTTAATTAGAAGACAACATGTGGCGCAACAATGCTCCACAGCCACAGGTTCGCCATAGTACGTTCCTTCTTCCCATCCACGTACGTAGCCTTTGGCTTTGTTCGGACGAGCAGGGGATTCATTAACTAGCTAAGCTACACGTAGCAGTGAAATAATTAGTCCAGCCCGCCGGCGCCGGCCGGCCGATCCTTGTCGTCCGATCAGGCGTCGGCCTGTCGCCGCAGCCTGAGGCGCGCCTTGGAGAGCTGCTTCCACTCGACGAGGCGGAGCAGGAACTCCATGACCTCGGCCGGCTCCTGCAGCGAGAAGGAGGCGCTGGTGTCCTTGGGGTGCTTGGAGACGAGGATCCCGACGCCCTGGCCCCGCCGGCGCAGCACCTTGAAGGCGTCCTCGTCGGTGCGGTCGTCGCCGATGTAGACGGGCAGCACGTTGGGGCAGTCGGCGAAGCCCAGCGACTCGAGCAGGAACTCGAGGGCCTTGCCCTTGTCCCACTTGATGGTGGGCCGCACCTCGAACACCATCCGCCCCTGCGACATGCGCAGCTTGGGGTACTCCCGCATCACGCCCTTCACCGTCTCCGCCAGCGCGCCCCAGCTCTGCAAACCACACCATCATCATTGACACCGATCAGTCACTTGTTAAGTGATTAAACCTAACTAACCTCCCCACTACTCCACTAGGGACAAAAGGGAGGTTCAATTTTATATGAGCACTAGCGGTGGTTAAGTGAATGAATACGGGTGGTGGGGAGGGATAAAGCTATAAATGGGAAGGAAAGCGGCTGCCATTCGCGGTGGCAGCGCCCATTTCCGTTCTGTTCCGTCGCCTACCTTTTCGTCGACGCATCTGAAGTGAACTGACACGCAGAACTTGTTGTTCTCCACCTTGGCCCCGGCTACGTGCTTCGTCTCCTCTATCAGCCGTTGATGCACCTGAAGAAGCACCATGCATGGGTTCGAGTTTAGAACAGTTTATTCTAACTAGATTTCTGCTGCGAATGAGTGGGCGGTTGTGAGGTTGAAGGTGCGTACCTCTTCTATCATGGGCAGGAACTCGCTTGCCGGTTGGAAGAGAACTCCTTTGGCCTGCGGGGCAAAAGGTATATGCCTTTAGTTTGCGAAGATATAGGAATATTCGTGCCCACAAAAATGGAGCTGGTGATAGATCGGGCGACCATGCTAGCGGTAGCGGCTAGCTAGATGATGGGCAAGAGGAGAGGAGAATCAATTCACCTTGGACTTTGAGGATTTGGCCGGGCCCTTGATGTCCATGCCGTGGCTGCCGGCGTAGTAGAGCTCCGCCAGCTTCACGAAATCAAACACCTGCAGAATTGAACACGCACACATCGGTTCGGTTAGCTTCGTTTCGtcagcggtggtggtggtggtggtggacgatGGCAATGGGAGTTCATTAATTGCTGGCGGGTGTAGTACCTTGTCGCGGCACCGACCGCTGACGATCGCCGTCGGGAAGTGCTTGGCCACGCTGCGCACTGCCATCCGCATCTGCTCATTCCAAGTCAGAAAATTAATAACGTGTTCGCAGGTAGTGAGCAGAGGTGCATGACAGGTACTATAAAACTACTGTAGGAAGCAGGGTGAACAGGGGAGGGGAGTGGCTCACCGTCTCGCTCATGAAGGCGGCGTCGGGGTCATCGACGATGGGGGACAGCGTGCCGTCGTAGTCCAGGAACATGACGATCTGCTTCCCCTTGGACGCGGCCACGATCTCCTCGAACTTTCCCAGGGCGGACGGGTGCCTCGCCATCCAGGCGGCGTGCTCGTCGTCGACGCcggcggagagggcggcggcggccctgGCGTGCGTGGGGGAGGACGCCCGCATGGACTCGACCAGGCCACTGAGCATCCCGGCGCCAAGCTCCGCCTGCGCCGCCCGCAGGCACTTGCGGCTCACGGCCATCCCGGCACGCGGCGGCGGGTAGGGGAACAGCGAACCAGGGCAGGAGCACGCCGTGGGCGCGGCCGCAGTCATGCCCacctccggcaccaccacggtCGTCTGCGCCATACCAAGCACAagtccaaggagaagaagaagaagcttcgAGGGACAGGTCCTAGAAGCGCGCGAGAGGAGGATCCCGAACGATCGATCGAATCAAGGGATGGGGCTTTGGTTGCAAGGCAGAAAAGGAGGAGCGAGAGTGAAGAGGAAATGATTGGTGTTTTGTGTGGAGGCGGGGGGCGGGTTATTTATAGGCGGAGGGAAGCGAGGGGAAGACGCGAATCCGGCGCGGGGTGTGGGCGGCCCCGCCGATGTCTTGGACGCGTCCGCCGTCGCGCAGCCCACCGCGGTGCCAGGTGGCCGCGCGGGCACGTGCAGGGCCCGCCGTGGAGGCCGCGGGCGGACGTGTGGGGCTCGGTGCGCGACACCTTAGCCTTGTCGACGGTGAACGGCCTTTTCCCCTGTGATGTGAGGCTGTTTCTTGGTCAGATCCAGCTTTCCTTCCAGTAAGTTATAGTACTACACAAGAGTTAAAACTCGTTTCGTTTTGTTTCTGCTCAAGTCACGAAAACTAAGATGGGCAGGCTTCCAGTGGCCGAGCCCGGCTCGGCCCATCAACATATTTGTTGCATCCAATCCCATTTGGGACACAAGTAACACAACGCGCTGGACAGCGATCCAGCGCCCTGAACAATCATGCATCaatttatttaaaaatatatttataaatccaaaaaaatattttttttcatttttttaaaaaatattcatgatttgtTAAAAGAATTGATCACAAATGTCTCTGTTTTTCTAAATgttcattgattttaaaaatgaTATTCATATTTTtctaaaatgttcatgaaatttagAAAATGAAAAAGTTTAAAACAAATAGAAATAAAGAAGAAattgtaaaaaaaagaaaaaagaaaaaacacgtTAAACCGCAAAAACCAAAAAGATTGAAAAGACAAGAAAAACAACACCTCATCTGGGCCATCCAACTAGGACGCGAGAAGAAAAGAAAAGTTAAGGAAAAAAACGGCGCCCTGCCCCACTCCGCAATGGGCACACCAAAAACATTGCTAGGGGGTACGTGTTTGCTCACCATTTCGCCCGGTATGATTTACAGGTTGCAAGTGCAATGCACGTCAACAATTCCTTTCTGCTACCATCGGATAGTGTACAAACCAAAATTCACTTAGGAACAACCAAGGCGTGTTTTTCGGTTTACTCCAAAATTATCTCACGCTAGTTGCTCTCAAGCCTCTGAATCGCTACTTTTGTCACCGTAGTCATCCTACAACACTACTCACAACATGTTTCCGATGATCATTCATCGATATCCTTGCCAAAATCGTAAATCTCATAGCTGTCTCTGCTTTAGTATGCAAACTGAAAGTTAGGGCATTTGCAAACCCTAGGCTATGCCTTGTCCAATCTATGGCTACATATCATTTGACTACCTTAGAAACCAATCTGAACGAAGTGCAAATTGGTTGTGCTTTGAAATTCAATCAAAATAATTTTAAAACTACAGTCAATATTAGATTTTTCTCCGGCAACCCAAAAGTACCGCTCGCTGAAATTCACTCGATACTAGCAAATTCAAGTTCTAGGTTAAATTCATTGTGCGTTCATCACTCTCGGAACTATCGATGAATTTTGACCACGAACTACTAGATGTGTTTTTCACGTAGTACTCTAGCAATTTTCACTTGCTCGGTAATACCGAAAAATAAAACCTTGGAACTACCGGATCATCAGAACGGACAAAAAAATTGCAATTTACTTTTCTTTGTTTTTCAAAACTTTCCACTGTACCTTATCTTTGATCTTATATAAACTATTTCACAAGGCTCAGTTGTTTGATATGCAATGGGCTCCTAAGAAAGCTCCAGCGACTAAGGCCAGTTATATTGCAACCAAGAAGAAGCCCTCCCCAAGAACTCAAGCTCATGAGGATGAGACTAATAGAAAGAGAGAAAAAACTCTCAAGAGGAAAGAGGACATAACAACAAGGAAGATGGTTGAATTGGAAAAGTTGTTTGAAGTTTCCACAAGCATATTTTCTCAAGATGTAGGAGAATAATAATTCCAAGGATCGTCAAATCCTCCTCCTATACCCCAAGCCTAGTAGATGGGTAGATGACTTCTTTCTTACCATTTGGTATCTTGATACCAAAGGGGGAGAAGAAGTGTATATCATAGGCCTAGGAAAGTGCTTTTCTGGGAGTTACAAGACCTGTTCTTATTTGGGATCCTGCGTGATCCCTTCCTATGTATTGTAAAAGTCTATTTTACTTTGTCTGGTAGGGATTGTTATCTATCATGTTCAAACGTACTTATGCTTGTTGCATGTATTCTTTGCTCAAAAATGTCTCTTGCACGAATAATTAAGAAAATGCACAACCCTTGTTGGCTAACTTTTTTTGCAAGAGTTGTTTACTTTCTCAAGTAATATTCTTTGGTCCATGtttgttgtttgtgcattttgtaTGTGTCTAGTTTCTCTTGATGATGTACTCAACTGATATCCATTATTGTAAATCTTTGTTTTCAAGAGATATATTCGCTCACTTGCATGTGCACACATTGCACTCTCATGGAATGTAACATATAATTGATGTTTCCACACATCGTAATGATATGTGCATTTATATTTCAAAAACAATTTTAAGTAATGCACAAAAGGGGGGGGCTCAATTTATATGACAAGCATCTaccgttgtcatcaatcaccaatcAGGGGGATTGAAAGTGCATCTCATAGGCACCTCAAATTGGGTTTTGGTGATTTATGACACAACCATTTGATGGACTAATGCTTCTATTGAGTTTATTTTGTATTTCGTCCATTGGCTTGTAGTTAAACATCAGTGTGACCCCTTCCTACAATTTTGTAAGTAGTTATCTGACTCAAGCTCTTAAAAGTATTTTATAGGCTTTTGGTGAATCCAAAATTCTCATCGAATGTAGGAgaaccatactatcaagaggggtacAAGCAAGGGTACTTTCATATGAAACTTCATGAAAGATCCTACACTCAAAGTCCTAAAAAACCACACTAGCCACCTCAATTATCGGTATCTCCAAGCGCCAGTACCCCTAAGGATTTTTTCCGCTACTGTCAACAACTTAGGGTTACTGCTTCATAGAGTTCAAACCTAACTTAACATAGCATCAGAACTATCACACCTTTTTGTTCTTGTGCTACCAAGCCTATCTGATTGAGATATTTCTCGGGTAGCTCCAATACCACTGAGCAAAACATTTTTATGAGGCACTTCCGAGCCTTCTCAGTTTGCTTTTCCACGCAGTGACAGTATGAGTCTGGTGCCTCCACACTTTTTTTACCCAGTAGTTCCGAGTTTTGACTTAGGTCTTTTATGTACAATTCCTAGTTAACAACTGCTCTATCTACTATAGTTCTTTCGAGCATTTGGATTCATCTTTTGCTTTTGGGTCAATTCAAATATTGTAGAAAGGAGACATATTTTTTATATGGACCACCGCTCTATTTTCTCCTACTACTTCTGGGTAATGGGTTTTTTTGTCTGTTTCCTGAACATGCTCTAGCTATTCAAATATTTGAACATGCTTGAAAGCTGCCAGAGTTTTTCTTACTTCTAAGCTAGTTACCTTTTCATGTAACAATTAGATtttgaactctctctctctctatctatctctctctctctagcctcCCATACCCATTTTTGGCTAAAAGTGAACCAACTCATTTCCAGTCATCGCACTCATATCCAACAACTACAAGTTGAGAGAGGAAGAAAGATCTTAAGGAAAGACTTGAGTAGAAGAAGTGACTCGATGATTCCATGAACACTTGTTTGAATCTTTGAAGGCCGAGAACTACTCCTCCCTTTCTTGAACCCCTACACCTTAGGATCATCTCTTTCACCACAATCAtatcatgtgtgtgtgtgagagagagagagacagagagacccCATAGGTTCATGAGAGAGCTTTGATTGAGGATCTCTTGAGGAGCTATGATGTGACTTTGCTTTGCTTGTTCTTCTTGTATGGTGTGCACTACCTATATGGCTAGGAGTCACTTGAGAGCCTCTATTGAAGATATTATGAAGAAATCAATAGTTTCTAAATGCATGAAGATCGTCTACTTGGTGAAGATCTACCCCTCAGTGAGGATTGACATGAGAGGTCCATAAGCCATGATGGCATAGGTTGATTGCACTTGGTAGATCTCTTGGTGGGCAATGCAATTGAGATTCTTGTGATCTTAGAGCCATTTGGTTCAAAGCCTCCATCAGCGTGGGGTAGGATAGCACGAACTATCTGAACCATGGGAAACCATCGCAGTGTACCTTTATGTTTGCATCCCTTGAATGAAAGTGCATCATAATCCCCTTGATGGATTTGTGTAATTAATTTCAACATATCGCAAGGGACTATCCATTCAACAAGCTTATTTCAGATTATTTCCCAAATGATGCACCAAGGAAGATGATTCGTGACCCTCAAAATTCCATGAAGATAAGTATTGGCAAAGCCAAACTTAATttgttagtgatccaagatcacatcgagtccatAGATATGTCGTTATTGTCAAAACGGGATAGGGGTTGCTAAGTTGAGTTTCTTTCTCCATTATATCTATCCATTGTCATACTTCGGAGCTTCCGAGCTCTTCCACTTTGGATCTTATGAACAATTCATCTATAGTGTCGACCCTAAGTCACTCGAAGCTCTTGAACACTTCCACTCAGAGCCACCAAAACATTCTACTCCCTTCTCTATAAAATCTTCTGAATTTTCGAACACGTCCCATTGAAATTTTTAAAGGCGTTTTAGAGGCATGCGCGGGTTTGAGGTTGGTCAGTCGGAGCATCTCAACAACATTTGGTCAGACTTTCTAAGCTGTTTGAAAGTTGCCACATTTAGCTTTGTTTGGAGATTCTGAACTAACCATTTGGAGCTCCCGAGCAGTGCAAAaaagtgtgtaatggttagatttttggTACGTCCAGTTTATAACCACACATGTCCTATCAGTTTACTCGAAGCAGCATTCACTCCTAACATATTATAATATCGCTTTCTTGTGGTGAGTTCGAAGGGCTTTCTACTCCAACCATCAAGCCACTCCTTTGATATCTGACCCCCCCTTGCTTTCCACTCCCGCCTCTCCAATCTAAACCGATATCTTGAGAGAGTTTTGAGTGTGGAGCATATTATCTTTTCGAGCACAAGAGCAAGGGATTCATCAGCAAGCAACATCAATTTTGTCACTTTTGGAGGTTGTGTGTTTCCTAGATTGGACATGTGCGCTTGAGAGTTTTATGGGTGTGAAGAAACTAAAAGGTTTAATGGGCTTGGAGACCGCCTACTACGTGAATATTAACCCTAGGCGAGGCTAGCCTTTCATTTGCCATATGTCATGATGACATATATTGGTTGCTACTACGTGGACCCTGAGTGGGTGATTGTCCTTCATGGACTAGCTCCTTCATGAACTCACAACAAGGATCTTCTAATCCTAGAATCTTCACAGGTCGAAGCCTCCATCAACGTGGAGTAGGATAGCACCAACTATATGAACCATGAGCATCCTCGTGTTTGCATTCCTCTGACGTTTACCTTTACTTCTACTTTTGTAAATTTTTGTCTTCCGTTGTCGTACTCTATTAGATTTTCATTTGTAGTGTGCTCTTAGGCTACCTGTAGGAAAGCATAAAATTGCCAAGTAAACTAAAATTGGGGCAATAGTACCTTTAATTTTCATGTAGTTTATTCAGCCCCCATATACGATGTACGAAATGATCCTACATCAAATCAACTCATTTACCTTCTTGTAAGTTATCTTGAATCACTTGTTTAACGTGTTTGCTTTGTGCTAAGGACAAACTAGTTCAATGATCTAAAATTTGCAAACTTTAAAACTGGACTATATTTGTGACAGGCCTATCCACCCCTACCATCTAGACCATATCCAGAACCCCCCCACATGTGTCCCAATCAGTTGTTCATCAACTGCCATCACGCCATATTTGAGAAGACTCTTTGCTCCACAATCTCGTTTACCTAAAAACAAATGTACTATGTATAATGATCTTTAGTAAGCTTCGCAACCTCTATGAATTTCTTAGGATTTTTCTCCCCTCATTTCTCTCACCAGCTCCGGTTTATATACCCTTCCATGACAACCTCCTGGACAGTCACTAGCAAAGAAGTAACCTACTCAGAGCCATCCTTGTGTGACATAGTGTCGGTTTAATCCGTTTCTCACGCCATTATTTTGAGAAGACTCCTTGCTCCACATTCTCTTAGCGATTTCAATTTTCTATCATGTCTGGGCATATCAACATATCTAGTCCATTAGCTCCACATCCCACTACTTCAACACAAGATTTGGCATGTTAATCATAGCACACCTAACAATAACTGAGATTTACCATAGTTGACACATTTCAGAACCGCCTTGTAACAATTAACCAAGTGTCATGTATCACCACATCTAAAACATGGTGGTGCCCTAGACTTGGTCTGGTTAGAAACTTTAGCCTTGCATGTTCCCCAACTTTAGTTAATGATACCCGAGCACTATTGAAATATATTGCTCGCCCATCTCCATCAGTTTTGTCGTTTGGATAAAACAGGTAGAGAATGAATACAATATGGTAGTAGATCCAAGAGGTCCAAGTTCAAGACCAGGCCAATGCAATATTTAACAAAAACAATTGCGCCCTTCATCGATCCCATGTTTAAGGCCTGATAAACCATAAATGTGAGGGGCGGGGTGTTAAAATATATTGCTCGTCCTTCTCCATCAGTTGGACTTTTGGATGAATTGCCCAGAGCACGACTTCAATAAGCACTACCATAAGATCCTCGACTATTTGTACTCTGAGAACTAGAGCTTTTTCATCGCTGAAATGGAGGGACCTATTGAGGATGAAACCCCCGCTCGAAGACGAATTGGTCGCCACCTTGCATGTTGTTCAAGGAGGGTGATACCGTAGAAGTtacctcctgatacgtctccaacgtatctacttttcctacgcttttactcttgttttagactctaatttgcatgatttgaatgaaactaaccccagactgacgctgttttcagcagaactaccatggtgttgtttttgtgcagaaataaaagttctcggaatggaacgaaactttgcgagtaatttttatatcaataaagagaatttctggagccaagacccaacagaggggggcacctgggtgggcacaacccaccacggcccccctcctggcgcgcccaggtgggttgtccccacctggtggccccgcagaccctgaaaccgacgctataaaatcctatttttctagaaaaaaatcagggagaaagaattatcgcaatccacgagatggagccgccgtcacctcctgttctttatcgggaggccagatctggagtccgtttggggctccggagagggggatcttcgttcttcgtcatcaccaacccttctccattgccaattccatgatgctccccacaaggagtgagtaattccttcgtaggctcgctggtcggtgaggagttggatgagattcatcatgtaatcgagttagttttgttagggcttgatccctagtatccactatgttctgagattgatgttgctatgactttgccatgcttaatgcttgtcactttgggcccgggtgccatgaattcagatctgaaccgtctatgttatcaccattatatccatgttctagatccaatcttgcaagttatagtcacctactacgtgttatgatccggcaaccccggagtgacaatagtcgggaccactcccggtgatgaccgtagtttgaggagttcatgtattcaccgtgtgttaatgctttgttccggttctctattaaaaggaggccttaatatcccttagtttccaatatggaccccactgccacgggagggtagtacaaagatgtcatgcaagttctttccataagcacgtatgactatttacgaaatatatgcctacattatattcatgaactggagctagtgccatctcgccctaggttatgacggtcacatgatgaatatcatccaacaaattaccgatccaatacctacaaatttatcttacattgtttctgctaagttactattgctatcatcactattgcacttgctacaaaattactgctatcactgttaccgttaccattgctgctatcactattatcgaaactatcatactactttgctactgatcacattgctgcagataattaatctccaggtgtggttgaattgacaactcagccgctaataccttcaaatattctttggctccccttgtgtcgaatctataaatttgggttgaatactctaccctcgaaaattgttgcgatcccctatacttgtgggttatcactggtgCGCGCCGGTCCTAaataaacggtttttaacccctttccgcgacggcatttggaaccatcgccaagtgagtgtgggcgataggggggtccttcccacatgacccagaaaccgtcggggatatgccctcctggcacacacgctcggcaaaatgagttcgtgtgcgaccggcgagcgctcaaacacggaaatacgtatagtagagttaaaaaaaatataattatatggcgaaattgtttccggtcgcaagtacgtcccacacagtcagtccccgctaaatgtttctgttcgtatgtccatcccacacagtcgctccaaggaaaacgtttccgttcacaggtacatcacacacaattttcccgttaaatcgtttgcgttattgaatgtatcacacacggtccgtagaagaaactgtgtggcaaaggctgtccatcacacacggGTTTTATGTGGCAAAAGTTTGCGCagggtggcctaacgcaaacagttttcaagagaaagtcgtgtgtgattgttcattgatccaacatggtttattcctagaaactgtgtgcattgcctgaggtcatcgcccacagtattttttcaacaaccgtttgcaatagaaaaacccaattagcaggctaattatccgattattcataatccatttattaatctaattgacatttcatattaagcacacaatatatttcatttccatattaaggaagcagaatttcataattgaaatacatcagagtacaacatgatatagctttagcactcagctactccattacacaactgcaccagcagcaagttccacatgcaacatgtagaacctttcgaaattagcatcatatacgatatatagacagatgcatctcctctggaaaactgctaaagcggaaggtggatattgagccttcattcatgttgaaggtctttgcaactataggccagtgcctgtggatgattgaccgtctttccttcgtcctcttcaggaacacttgaatattgaaccgtgggtgttgtatgaaaaccttcctcgcctcctgaccatagaggtggtttgagaggtaatcatcagtgaactgctttggaaaggtctgaaaacaaggatgtgcctatattggaaatggggcaaaggaataaaaaaggcaaggtataatagttagtaccatcttgtagtgaaatgatttcttcttcattgtgcagacaaagatcttgttgttttttgtcgctaatttctttatcctaacaatctttctgagtttcttgatttgactgatattcatggacaactcatttccccatatgcaaaaagggtcgaacagtgggtccaaacctctgacagcaggacctacatgtgcaagacaaattgttaaaaaccaaaatattagaatggttcctgcaattgcacaataatgtgctattagagaacggaccatgcacgtgctaacctcgattgtaaacctcagtgcttcccattgtttccctgcaacacatataaggtagttagtcatcaggttaagtaagggttcgcatgctatcagtaaaatatgttgatgaaaaataagcacattgcagattcatcagattaattcaagccacacggaaaacccatttacccaaaccaagcatgattaagaactaggaaatatagcacttgtatatgtttctcatgtattaagtgcagccaaattcgatttattcctcacatgcacaacaatacaaaattctacccacgacaattggacatcgcattgcagaattgaaccaagcagttaactaaacaccacaacaaatgaaccaaacattaactgagcaccacattgcacaatataacatactcctaatagaagatcagacagttaaccaaacagttaactacagccaattgtagcaattgtatttgtttctcatgtatttactacagccaaattcaatttattcctcacatggtatacaataacagaatgcacccacaactattgaacatcgcattgcagaattgaaccaaacagttaactaaacaccacaacacaaatgaaccaaacgttaactgagcaccac
This window of the Triticum aestivum cultivar Chinese Spring chromosome 5D, IWGSC CS RefSeq v2.1, whole genome shotgun sequence genome carries:
- the LOC123121376 gene encoding probable trehalose-phosphate phosphatase 7; its protein translation is MAQTTVVVPEVGMTAAAPTACSCPGSLFPYPPPRAGMAVSRKCLRAAQAELGAGMLSGLVESMRASSPTHARAAAALSAGVDDEHAAWMARHPSALGKFEEIVAASKGKQIVMFLDYDGTLSPIVDDPDAAFMSETMRMAVRSVAKHFPTAIVSGRCRDKVFDFVKLAELYYAGSHGMDIKGPAKSSKSKAKGVLFQPASEFLPMIEEVHQRLIEETKHVAGAKVENNKFCVSVHFRCVDEKSWGALAETVKGVMREYPKLRMSQGRMVFEVRPTIKWDKGKALEFLLESLGFADCPNVLPVYIGDDRTDEDAFKVLRRRGQGVGILVSKHPKDTSASFSLQEPAEVMEFLLRLVEWKQLSKARLRLRRQADA